The Streptomyces sp. HUAS MG91 sequence CGTCGAGACCGTCCCGGCCTTGTCCTCCCAGCGCTGGGGGGACAAGGCCGGGACGGGCGGGAGCGTCAGCGTACGTGGACGGCCCCGGTGTGGGCGTTGAGCGTGTAGTGGTGGCCGTGGGTGCGGGCTGTGCTGTGGCCGGCGTCCAGGGCGGCGATGCGCACTCCGTGCCGGGTGATCCAGGCCTGGTAGGTGCCGTTGGGCAGCTTGGTGACGTGGGCGATGGCGCCGTCCCCGAGCCGCACGTCGCGGGTCTTGCCGGTCTGATTCGTGTGGTGCTTGTCCTGGTGCTGCGGCACGTTCTGCTCGCTGTGCCAGCCGCCGGGGTGCACCACGCCGACGAAGCCGTTCGCCTGGTTGAGCTCATACGTGTAGCCGTGTACGCGCTGCGACTTGTGCGCGGAATCGAGCGCCGCGATCCGCACCCCCTTGTGCGTGACCCAGGCCTGGTAGGTACCGTTCGCCAGCTTGGTGACATACGCGGAACTGCCGTCGCTGAGCGGCAGGGTTTCGGTGTGGCCTGCCCGAGCGCCATGCTGGGCGGCGGCCGCAGGCGCGGTGGTCGTTGGAGCGGCTTCGGCGGTGGCGGCGACGGCGGTCACGGCGCCGAGGCCGAGAACAGCGGATGCCAGAGACGTGCGGAGCATACGAGAGGTCTGCATGCGCCGGCCCCTTTCCATGAGTCGAACGAGTCGAGCGGGTTGACTGAGTCGAACGCGTCGTGTGGACCGCGTACTCATGAAGCTAGGAGCCGTACATCAAGACATTCCGTATGAAACATCACAGACGGGTGACAGCGTTCCGCTAGACGTCATTTCCGCACGAAAGTCCTTGTCGCCGCAGGTCTTCAGCCACGGCCACAAGTCCCGCGCCCCACCCCGGTCAAGCACGGCAAGGGGTACAAGGAGAAAACAGGCGCCGTTCGGCACCATCACATCGAGGTCGGCGCGCGACCCGAGACCTGATGGTCACGGGCACTGGAGGCCGATCGGTCTTGACCGAGCGCCTTCGTCATGGGCGGGCGGGGCGTTTCGGGGTTCTCGTCAGATGAACTCGGACGCATGGTCGATGGCCCACCTCGCGAAGGTGCCGGCCGGATGGCCGGCGAGACGCTCAACATGATCAGTGATGCGATGGGACTCTGGCCGCCACACCGAAGCGGCGATCAGGGCCTCCACCAGTGGTTCGGGACGACCGTCGGCGAGCATCCGTGATCGCGCGAGATCAGTGGGAAGCGCCTGGAAGCGCAGATCGCGCCGGAGTGCAGCGCCGAGGTGAGCGACCTGGTCGGCGCGGCTGAGCACCTCGGGGCCGGTCAACACGTAGGGGCCATGGTCCAGTTGATCGTGATGTGCGAGCAATACCGCTACCGCCGCATCAGCGACGTCGCGCTCGTCGACGACCGCTGTGCGTGCCGCCTCTGGACCTGCGACAACATCGCCCGCCCTCACTTGTTGCACCCAACCACGGGTGTTGGAGGCCAGCGTCTCACTGCGGAGCACTACGGGTTGCAGGTCGGCAAGCAGCGCTTCCATATCCGCGTGAACTTGAACGATGGGATCACTCTGACGAGCGGCTTGGTCGTCTACAGCGGTCGAGGACAGGTAGACGACACGCGGCGCTGCCGTGGTGAGTTCTGCGATCAGGTCGGAGGCGACGGCGGAATCGAGCAGTGGCCAGATCAGAAATACCGCGTCGATGCCCACGAGCGCCTCGCGCACGGTGCTGGCATCCGTGAGGTCGCCGACTACCCACTCGACTCCTGGATGCGGGTCGGCCTGATCGCGCGCAAGGCATCGTACGCGCGCGCCGTGGGCCTGAAGTCGGCCAACGATCTCTCGGCCGAGGTTGCCCGTAGCGCCGGTGACCAGGATTGATGGAGAGCACGGGGAGTTCGTGGGGTTGGTGGTATCAGGCATGATCATGACGCTATGGGTTCAGGTCGACGTGAAGGCAAGGCGCGCGTGGTGATGACGATCGGGGAAGTAGCCGCAGAGCTCGGCGTTGAGGCTCACGTACTGCGGCACTGGGAAGACGTTGGTGCCCTCACCGTGCGTCGCGATGGCAACGGCTACCGCATCTACGACGACAGCGCGCTGGAACAGGCACGTACCGTGTTGAAACTGCGACGCGTCGGGCTCTCATTGCCCGAGGTCACTGCCGCCATGTCCCCGAAGAAGTCGGCGGCACAGGCCGTCGTGAGGGCGAAGATCGCGGCACTCGAAGATGAAGTCGTCCACAGACAGCAGGCAATCACCTTCCTGCAACACACCGTAGAGTGCCGGCACCGATACCTCGACGACTGTCCGGACTGCGCGACCTTCGTCCGCGGAACTTAAGCCGCACTCCCGCTGGGATGGGCAGCACCGACGGTGCCCACGCCACCGTCATGAGGTCAGGTCCCGCAACAAGCCCCGAGCCCGCGCCCGGTCCGGTGCCGGTGGGATGCAGGTCGTGCCGGCGGTGCGGGTGTGACGGATGATCCCGTCCCGGGAGTGGCACCGGGCACACGTCGACAGTCCCCGGGCGCCGGCGACCCTGCGGGCGTGTCACCGCGCCGAGCGCTTGGAGGAAGCGGCCCGGATGGAGCTGCCGGAGGCGATGGGCCGGCTGCAGGCCATGAGCGCCAAGAAGAAGACCACGCAGCCGACACCACACACACCGGCAACTGGACACCCGCCGCCTAGACCCGCCGGGCGCAGTGGGTTGCCTGTGAATAGTCGCGGACGGTCACTTCGCTGACGGGCCGACCCTGCGCTTCGGGGCGGAAGATGATCGTGGCGAGGGAGGAACGCATGCTCGAAATACCATCCCTGCAAGGTTCTCCGGCCGGTACTTTCTCACATCCGCGGTGGCGTGTCCGGACGGAGACATCCCTGTAGAGAGGGCAGACGGCGATGAGTGTGGCTGAGAGTTGGTCGCGTGTGATGAGTCTTCTTCGGGAGCACGCGCCGGCCGATCACACGGATCTGCCAGGGCCCGCCACGGAGCAGACCCTCGCGGCAGCCGAGGAACGGATGGGGATCTTTCTGCATGGGGACCTGCGGACGTGGCTTTTGCA is a genomic window containing:
- a CDS encoding MerR family transcriptional regulator, whose protein sequence is MGSGRREGKARVVMTIGEVAAELGVEAHVLRHWEDVGALTVRRDGNGYRIYDDSALEQARTVLKLRRVGLSLPEVTAAMSPKKSAAQAVVRAKIAALEDEVVHRQQAITFLQHTVECRHRYLDDCPDCATFVRGT
- a CDS encoding NAD(P)H-binding protein, encoding MPDTTNPTNSPCSPSILVTGATGNLGREIVGRLQAHGARVRCLARDQADPHPGVEWVVGDLTDASTVREALVGIDAVFLIWPLLDSAVASDLIAELTTAAPRVVYLSSTAVDDQAARQSDPIVQVHADMEALLADLQPVVLRSETLASNTRGWVQQVRAGDVVAGPEAARTAVVDERDVADAAVAVLLAHHDQLDHGPYVLTGPEVLSRADQVAHLGAALRRDLRFQALPTDLARSRMLADGRPEPLVEALIAASVWRPESHRITDHVERLAGHPAGTFARWAIDHASEFI